CAACAGCAATTGCACAAGAGTTTCAAGGTATTGCCTATTACAAAACACATAGGGAGATAAATTTATCATTGGATAGTACCCGGGTAAATTCAGACACACAAAAACACTTGCAAGGGCAGATTCAAAGGCAATTTCAAAAAGAATATACACTCAGTTTTAAAGGGAAGGAGTCTGTATATAAAGAAATAGAATCTTTAGAAAAGCCATCGGTCGCTAATGTATCGGGAGAAATAAAAATTGTAGTTGGCGGGATGTCCGACGTGCTGTACCGAAACCTGAAGGATAACTTTTATGTTCAGGAGACCGAGATTATGGACAAGCAGTTTTTAATAAAAGATACCTTGAAACCCCGGGAGTGGAAATTGGAAAAGGAAACGAAAAGCATAGGGGAATACACTTGTTTTAAAGCGATTTTTTCTGAAGAAATCATTGAGCAAATATTTAGTACTGATTCTAATCAGATCGAAAAAGTAACCAAAACCCGTACGACAACTGCCTGGTATACACTCCAAATTCCCTTGAGTCACGGGCCTCAAAATTTCTGGGGCCTGCCGGGACTCATATTGGAAGTAAACGACGGTGAGCAATCCATGCTTTGTTCAAAAATAATTCTAAATCCGAAAAAGGAAATCGAGATTTTGGTTCCTTCAAAAGGAAAACCGGTTACTCAAGTCGAATACGATATAATTCGAGAGAAGAAAAACAAAGAGATGATGGAGAATATGGGAGACAACCGCAGCAATAAAGGCGGAAATACGGTTATCATGAAAATTGGAGGATAATTATTAGAACACCGGTTAAACCAATCTTTAAGGAAATAGTCCAACAATAATGTAACAAAAGCGGTAATTTGGCACTTACATACCGACTTTAAACTCATTATTATGAAACAAATTCTTTTAGTAGTTCTTTCTCTTTTTTCAATATCAACCTTCGCTCAGAATATTAGCGGGCAGGCCTTTTACGAATCTAAAACCACAGTCGATATGGACAATTTTGGAGGTCGGGAGATGAGTGAAGATATGAAAAAACAAATCGCGGAGCGAATGAAAAGTATGTTGGAGAAAACTTACATTCTAACATTCACTAAAAATGAGTCGATCTACAAAGAAGACGAAAAGTTGGAAACAGGTGCAGACAATGGAGGCTTTAGAATGATGATGGGTAGCTTTACGGCAGGGCCGCAATACAAAAACATTGAAGCCAATCAAATATTGGAAGAGCGGGAATTTTTCGGGAAACAATTCTTAATTAATGATACCATTTCCAATTTGGATTGGAAGCTTGAAAAAGAATCGAAACAAATAGGACAGTATGTGGCGTTTAAAGCAACTGCCATTAAAAAGATCGATCCAAACGATATGAGTATGGTGAGAAGACGTCGTGACAGAAACAGGGAAGGTGGTGACGAAAAGAAAGAACAGGAAACAGCAAAGGACACCACAAAAACAGCCGATCCCTTCGATGAAATTGAAGTGCCAAAAGAGGTGTTGGTCACAGCATGGTTTACACCGCAAATTCCGGTCGCCAACGGCCCCGGAGAATACGCCGGATTACCCGGATTAATTTTAGAACTTAATATTGACCGTACCACTATTTTGTGTTCAAAAATCGTAATGAACCCCAAAGAAGCCGAATCTATTGCTCCTTTAAAGAAAGGAAAGGAAGTGTCTCGTGAAGAATTCAACAAGATTGTAAAGGAGAAGACCGATGAGATGCGTGAAAATTTCAGAGGCGGCAACAGACGAGGCGGAGGACGCTTTGGAGGGTAAAATCAACTAAAATTTACTGAAAAATTCCTCCCTTCCCGAGAGGGGAGACGGGAAAGGATTGTGATGTGCTAATCAACTATTTTATATGAAAAAAATACTTTTTACACTTTTAATGCTTTCAGGAGCAACACTTTTTGCACAAAGCATCAAGGTGAGAGGATTTATAAAAGACAGTATTGGGGAACCTTTAGAGTTCGCGAATGTGATCGCGACAATTCAGGCAGATGGCGCCATAGAATCTTACGGAATTACCAATTCGGAAGGAAGATACCAACTGGATCTTCCGAAAAATAATACCTACGTTCTTAAAGCTAGTTTTTTAGGATATGAAACCAAAGAACAAGTGGTGACAATTTCTGAAGATGCCGAAAATATACAACAGGATTTTACCCTGAACTCACTTGCAGACGAATTGGAAGGGGTAGAACTCATCTACGAAATGCCCGTAACTGTTAAGGGCGATACCATTATTTATAACGCCGATTCTTTTACAACCGGTGACGAGCGGAAACTGGGCGACGTAATGAAAAAGCTTCCCGGCGTTGAAGTAAACGACGATGGAGAGATAGAAGTTGAAGGAAAGGCTGTGAGCAAGGTAATGGTGGAAGGCAAGGATTTCTTCGATGGCGATTCGAAATTGGCCACTAAAAATATTCCCGCCGATGCGGTAGACAAAGTGGAAGTGCTTCGGAATTACAACGAGGTGGATCAAATGCGAGGTCTGGGGAACGATCAGGACAACATTGCCATAAACATCAAACTGAAAGAAGGCAAAAAGAACTTCTGGTTTGGAGAAGTTACGGCCGGAGCAGGAATAGCCGATGAAGACGGCAAGTATTTGGTGCATCCGAAATTATTCTACTACAACCCAAAATACAGTATCAATCTTATTACCGACTTCAACAATATTGGGGAAGTACCTTTTACGTTTAGGGATTACTTCAATTTTACGGGCGGATTCAGAAACTTTAACCGCGGTGGAGGAACTAATTTCAATATTAGTGATACCGATTTGGGATTTGCCGTAGCACAAAACAATAGAGCCAACGATATCGACACTAAGTTTTTGGCAGGAAATTTCAGCTGGGCAGCGACTTCAAAGCTGGACCTAAGCGGATTTGCGATACTTTCAGATAATAAAACCAATATTATTACCAATTCCATCCGACAATTTATCGTTTCGGGAACCACCGAAAATACGAGTGCCGAGAACGATCAAAGGAGTCAGTTGGGAATGCTGAAATTAAGCAGTACGTATAAACCCAATTCAAACTTTCAGTTAGATTACGACATACTTGGAAAAATGTCGAAACAAACCGAAGACGATACTACAATTTCGATCGTCGAAAACAATACAAATAACATTTCCGAAACGCTAGAAAATCAGCCGTTTTCAATAAACCAGAACGCAAATATTTATTATACCGCCAACGACAATAATATTTTTGCTGCGCAGGTGCAGCATTTATATCAGGATGAAGACCCGTTTTATCGCGCGGTACAGGATTCCATTCCTTTTCGGGGTATTTTCACAACATTCGACCCGGCAAATCCGCAAAATGAAGTCTTCGACCCGTTAACACAAGCCAATCGCTACAATATCAATCAGGATAAAAATGTAAAGACAAACAAGCTGGATGCCAAGGTAGATTATTACTACGTAATCAATAACAAGAGCAACATAAATGTTACGATGGGGAGCACTTTAAGCGACCAGAGATTTAAATCGGGGATTTTTCAGATTTTGGATAATGGTAGTGAAAACAATTTCACCGATGACGAGTTCAACAACGATGTGCTATTTTATTTTACCGATGCCTTTCTGGGCCTACATTACAAAGCAAAGGCCGGAAAGTTTATTTTCACCCCCGGGCTTACTCTACACAATTACAATGTAAAAAACGAACAATTGGGAACTACCCTCTCTCAAAACGACTGGATGGTATTACCCGATGTGAATATAATTTTGGAATTGAAAAAAAGTGAAAACCTTCGATTTAATTACGCTATTTCTTCAGAATACACCGACGTTAATAACTATGCCGAAGCCTATGTGTTTAACAACTACAACGCCTTGTTTAGAGGAAACCGTTTGTTGGAAAATGCGTTGTCTCATACTTATAATCTAACCTATTTCAGTTTTAATATGTTTAACTATACCAATATAAGCGGTTCGTTAAATTATTCGAGACGTCTCAACGGATTTAAAAACAATACCGACATTGCTCAAATAAGTCAGGTTAGCAGTCTGTTTAACATGGACAGTAATTTTCCCGATGAAACATTTTCGGCCTTTGGGCGGTTTAGTAAAAGAGTGAAAAAATTACAGTTCAATTTAAATGCCAACGCCACGTTAAGCAAATCGAATACGATAGTAAACGATGAAATTCGGGAAAGTAAAAGTCTTACGCAGAGCTATCTAGGAAGTGTGCGAAGTAATTTCAGAGAGTGGCCCAATCTTGAATTGGGGTATCGCCTAAGTGTAAACGACTACGATAACGGCGGATTACAACAAACATTTTTTACGCACAGACCTTATGCGAATTTGGACATGCGATTTCTAAAGGATTTTACGCTAACGGCAGACTGGGATTATTACAATTATAACAACGATGCCAAAACGGTGGAAAACAAATATTCCTTTGTAAATGCCAACTTATATTATCAAAAAGGTGAGAGCCCGTGGGAGTTTCAGGTGCAGGCGACCAATATTTTAGACACCGGTTTTATTAACAACGACAGCTTTAATGAACAGTTTAATACTACCAGTCAGTATTTTGTGTTACCGCGAATTGTCATGTTTATTGTGAAGTACGAACTGTAGTTTTTTGTATCTTTCTGAAAACTTCACTGTATGCGCAAGATTGTTCTCGGGATTGTAATTGCTGTTTTCATTGTCTTTGGTTTGCGCTATTGTGAACACCAAAAGGAGGCGCGTGAACGGCTGGATGCTAATACAGCTTTAATACAGGAGCAACTCGAAAACGTTGGTAAATTGATTGTTACCGAAGGAAGCTATACACAAGTTTTTACGTATAAGGATACGAATAAATTATTCGGGTTTCTGGATGCTCGCAAGAAGGCCTTGGTGGTCGTCAATGCCAAAGCCTCTATTTCTTACGATTTGAGTGAGATAAAAACTGAAGTGGATCAATCTGCACAAACAGTAACTATTACACACATTCCGAAGCCTGAATTGTCCATTAATCCTAATATTCAATACTACGACATGCAGCAGGATTATTTGAATCAGTTTGAAGCAGAAGACTATAATAAGATAAAGAAGCAGATCGAAAAGGATTTAAGAACAAAGATTGAAGCGTCGGAATTAGTTACCAACGCTCAAAACCGACTCATTTCAGAATTGCAAAAGATTTATATTCTAACCAATTCTATGGGTTGGACCCTACAATACAATGAAGAAACTATTAGCACTGAAGCAGATTTGCAACAACTTAAACTTTAAACTATTTTCCCTCCAAATTCAAGAGAGGACTAAGGGGAGTTTATATCTTCTTACTCAAATTAAACCACCCTCCACCATTTATCGCTTCGACCCCGTTACTCTTTAAAATTCCTGAAGCACTTCCGCTTCGAACGCCACTGGCACAGCATAAAATAACAGGTTTGTCCCACTTTTTAATTTCTGAAATTTTTGAAGATATTTCAGGCAATGGAATGTGTTTCGAGCCGGGAATCGCTCCGCTGTCGTATTCTTTTTTTGAGCGAACATCTACAATCACGGCTCCGCGTGACATAAAATCCCGAATCTTATCGTTCTTATTTCCGAATAAAAAATCGAATATTCCCATAATTAGTGTGGCTGATTTTTAGTTTGTTTCTCTATCAATGCTATTCCGTCGTTTATTAAATGCGAAACTTTCGGTTTTCTTTCCTTCAGTTCAATTAGGTAATTTAAAACCTCATCAAATCGCGTCAATTCATAAATCTCTAATGGCAGCAGCCAATCCTCTGGATGATTTTCTCTAAGTTTCTTAAAAAGCGAGTGTAGCTGTTCCACTAATTTGGGGGAGCTGTCCAACAACGGAGGACTGAGAGGACTTTTTTCTCTAACTTGGCGTACCTCCTTATACAACTCATTCAACGAGCCTTCCTTTTCC
This genomic stretch from Ulvibacter sp. MAR_2010_11 harbors:
- a CDS encoding GLPGLI family protein, whose translation is MKFIISYSLVYTLAMATAIAQEFQGIAYYKTHREINLSLDSTRVNSDTQKHLQGQIQRQFQKEYTLSFKGKESVYKEIESLEKPSVANVSGEIKIVVGGMSDVLYRNLKDNFYVQETEIMDKQFLIKDTLKPREWKLEKETKSIGEYTCFKAIFSEEIIEQIFSTDSNQIEKVTKTRTTTAWYTLQIPLSHGPQNFWGLPGLILEVNDGEQSMLCSKIILNPKKEIEILVPSKGKPVTQVEYDIIREKKNKEMMENMGDNRSNKGGNTVIMKIGG
- a CDS encoding carboxypeptidase regulatory-like domain-containing protein, whose translation is MKKILFTLLMLSGATLFAQSIKVRGFIKDSIGEPLEFANVIATIQADGAIESYGITNSEGRYQLDLPKNNTYVLKASFLGYETKEQVVTISEDAENIQQDFTLNSLADELEGVELIYEMPVTVKGDTIIYNADSFTTGDERKLGDVMKKLPGVEVNDDGEIEVEGKAVSKVMVEGKDFFDGDSKLATKNIPADAVDKVEVLRNYNEVDQMRGLGNDQDNIAINIKLKEGKKNFWFGEVTAGAGIADEDGKYLVHPKLFYYNPKYSINLITDFNNIGEVPFTFRDYFNFTGGFRNFNRGGGTNFNISDTDLGFAVAQNNRANDIDTKFLAGNFSWAATSKLDLSGFAILSDNKTNIITNSIRQFIVSGTTENTSAENDQRSQLGMLKLSSTYKPNSNFQLDYDILGKMSKQTEDDTTISIVENNTNNISETLENQPFSINQNANIYYTANDNNIFAAQVQHLYQDEDPFYRAVQDSIPFRGIFTTFDPANPQNEVFDPLTQANRYNINQDKNVKTNKLDAKVDYYYVINNKSNINVTMGSTLSDQRFKSGIFQILDNGSENNFTDDEFNNDVLFYFTDAFLGLHYKAKAGKFIFTPGLTLHNYNVKNEQLGTTLSQNDWMVLPDVNIILELKKSENLRFNYAISSEYTDVNNYAEAYVFNNYNALFRGNRLLENALSHTYNLTYFSFNMFNYTNISGSLNYSRRLNGFKNNTDIAQISQVSSLFNMDSNFPDETFSAFGRFSKRVKKLQFNLNANATLSKSNTIVNDEIRESKSLTQSYLGSVRSNFREWPNLELGYRLSVNDYDNGGLQQTFFTHRPYANLDMRFLKDFTLTADWDYYNYNNDAKTVENKYSFVNANLYYQKGESPWEFQVQATNILDTGFINNDSFNEQFNTTSQYFVLPRIVMFIVKYEL
- a CDS encoding rhodanese-like domain-containing protein; protein product: MGIFDFLFGNKNDKIRDFMSRGAVIVDVRSKKEYDSGAIPGSKHIPLPEISSKISEIKKWDKPVILCCASGVRSGSASGILKSNGVEAINGGGWFNLSKKI
- a CDS encoding DUF4230 domain-containing protein, with amino-acid sequence MRKIVLGIVIAVFIVFGLRYCEHQKEARERLDANTALIQEQLENVGKLIVTEGSYTQVFTYKDTNKLFGFLDARKKALVVVNAKASISYDLSEIKTEVDQSAQTVTITHIPKPELSINPNIQYYDMQQDYLNQFEAEDYNKIKKQIEKDLRTKIEASELVTNAQNRLISELQKIYILTNSMGWTLQYNEETISTEADLQQLKL
- a CDS encoding GLPGLI family protein, which encodes MKQILLVVLSLFSISTFAQNISGQAFYESKTTVDMDNFGGREMSEDMKKQIAERMKSMLEKTYILTFTKNESIYKEDEKLETGADNGGFRMMMGSFTAGPQYKNIEANQILEEREFFGKQFLINDTISNLDWKLEKESKQIGQYVAFKATAIKKIDPNDMSMVRRRRDRNREGGDEKKEQETAKDTTKTADPFDEIEVPKEVLVTAWFTPQIPVANGPGEYAGLPGLILELNIDRTTILCSKIVMNPKEAESIAPLKKGKEVSREEFNKIVKEKTDEMRENFRGGNRRGGGRFGG